Proteins encoded by one window of Candidatus Neomarinimicrobiota bacterium:
- a CDS encoding efflux RND transporter periplasmic adaptor subunit: protein MKPNKRKARLLFAFFFSLAILVVGCGQEEKRPEEAQALTEEQQLYSCGMHPNVIQEGPGNCPICGMKLTPIGGVSTASASVSSTSSEERGEKKILYWRAPMDPTYISPKPGKSPMGMDLVPVYEGEEAFGSTVKINPVVEQNMGIRVATAEKRDLYRKIRTIGRIDYDESKVAHVHTKFSGWIEKTHVNVTGQKVSRGELLLDIYSPQLVSAQEEYLDALQNLRALGGKVSEGAGGNLRSILASSRRRMEYFDVSEDQIEQIANTGTVTKTMGILSPFRGIVVEKHALDGMEVETGMMLYLIADLSEIWVFADIYEYEVPWVKEGQVATMTLSYDPGKKYRGKVQYIYPYLEEKTRTIKVRLVFPNPSLDLKPGMYANVEIESSPVESVVAVPVEAVLFSGERNLVFVSLGEGRFAPRDVTTGIESGDGYYEVKKGLSEGEVVVTSGQFLLDSESKLQESIAKLLEIRTGLEEAHDHQMLEDEENESQ from the coding sequence ATGAAACCAAACAAAAGGAAAGCGAGGCTGCTATTTGCATTCTTTTTCAGTCTGGCGATTCTGGTCGTTGGGTGTGGTCAGGAGGAGAAGAGACCGGAAGAAGCTCAAGCTTTAACTGAGGAGCAGCAACTCTATAGCTGTGGCATGCACCCCAATGTGATCCAAGAAGGACCTGGGAACTGTCCCATCTGTGGTATGAAGTTAACCCCGATAGGAGGGGTCTCCACCGCCTCTGCCAGTGTATCTTCCACTTCCTCTGAAGAAAGGGGAGAGAAAAAGATACTTTACTGGCGGGCACCCATGGACCCGACATACATCTCCCCCAAACCCGGGAAATCCCCCATGGGGATGGATTTGGTTCCCGTTTATGAGGGGGAAGAAGCATTTGGCTCCACCGTGAAGATTAATCCCGTGGTTGAGCAAAACATGGGGATCAGAGTGGCCACAGCGGAGAAAAGAGATTTATACCGGAAAATTCGAACTATCGGGCGGATCGATTATGACGAATCCAAAGTGGCCCATGTTCACACGAAATTTTCCGGTTGGATCGAGAAGACCCATGTCAATGTTACGGGCCAGAAAGTTTCCCGGGGAGAGCTGCTGCTGGATATCTACAGTCCCCAGCTGGTCTCGGCTCAGGAGGAGTACCTGGATGCCCTTCAAAACCTCCGGGCTCTGGGTGGCAAAGTGTCGGAAGGTGCCGGTGGCAATTTGCGAAGTATCTTGGCCTCTTCCCGGAGAAGAATGGAATACTTCGATGTTTCGGAAGACCAGATAGAGCAAATCGCCAATACGGGGACGGTGACAAAAACGATGGGTATCCTGTCGCCGTTCAGAGGCATTGTCGTGGAGAAACACGCCCTCGATGGAATGGAGGTCGAGACTGGAATGATGCTGTACCTCATAGCAGATCTGTCGGAAATCTGGGTCTTCGCCGACATTTACGAGTATGAGGTGCCTTGGGTGAAGGAAGGTCAAGTTGCCACCATGACTTTGTCCTACGATCCTGGCAAAAAGTATAGAGGGAAGGTACAATACATCTATCCGTACCTTGAGGAGAAGACACGGACGATTAAGGTCCGACTCGTTTTTCCCAACCCCAGCCTCGACCTGAAACCTGGTATGTACGCCAATGTGGAAATCGAGTCTTCTCCGGTGGAGAGTGTAGTTGCTGTGCCTGTGGAGGCCGTCTTGTTTTCTGGTGAGAGGAATCTGGTATTTGTGTCATTGGGTGAGGGGCGATTTGCACCACGGGATGTCACGACTGGAATTGAAAGCGGGGATGGTTACTACGAAGTGAAGAAGGGACTGTCAGAAGGTGAGGTTGTGGTGACGTCGGGACAGTTCTTGCTCGACTCCGAGAGCAAGCTGCAGGAAAGCATTGCTAAGCTGCTTGAGATCCGGACTGGACTGGAAGAGGCCCATGATCACCAAATGCTTGAGGACGAGGAGAACGAGTCTCAATGA
- a CDS encoding efflux RND transporter permease subunit, whose translation MIERIIEWSVNNRLIVILAVVFVIIGGFVAMSTTPLDAIPDLSDVQVIIFTEYSGQAPQVVEDQVTYPLTTAMLAVPYAKVVRGYSFFGLSFVYIIFEDGTDMYWARSRVLEYLNFVSGRLPQGVTPQLGPDATGVGWVYEYTVESDRHDLQQLRSIQDWYLRYQLMSVPGVSEVASIGGYVKQYQVEVDPNKLLAYNMPLNKVMMAIRRSNNDVGGKLIEMSETEFMVRGLGYIQSIDDLKGIPLGVDESGTPILLRNVSNIHLGPELRRGLAERDGVGEVVGGIIVMRYGENALEVIRSVREKIEALKTGLPEGVRILPAYDRSLLIERSIDNLKEKLLEESIVVALVSIIFLLHFRSSFVVIFTLPVGILISFLVMRYQGINANIMSLGGIAIAIGAMVDAAIVMIENVHKHIERRSGEVDHWQLILDASKEVGPALFYSLLIIAFSFMPVFTLQAQEGRLFKPLAYTKTYAMAASALLAITIVPVLMGYLIKGKIIPERKNPINRFLIRVYRPLVRFVLRFRKTTLVVAAAVLGLSVIPLKNIGSEFMPPLNEGDLLYMPTTDPGISITKSRELLQQTDKIIKTFPEVERVFGKIGRAETATDPAPLSMIETTITLKHEKEWPERKLLTRWYSSLNVPEWLHSALNWVWPERRAVTHEELVEELNASIQFPGLTNAWTMPIKTRIDMLSTGIKTPVGIKLMGANLDTLDALGARVQAIVQKLPGTLSVFADKVTGGNFLDFEISRSEAARYGLTVGDVQDIIQSAVGGINVSYTVEGLERYPINVRYSRELRDSITKLKRVIVPTPTGAQIPISQVAHIRIRKGAPVIKSENARNTGWLYVDLAGIDVGTYVKRAKVAVAEELTMPEGYSLVWSGQYEYMERAAKRLRIVVPVTLLIIFLLLFFNFKNVSESMIVMLSLPFSLVGGLWFMYILHYNMSVAVGVGFIALAGVAAETGVVMLIYLDHAYMRRRDRGQMKTMKDLYDAVMEGAVDRVRPKMMTVIVIMAALLPIMWGHGTGSQVMKRIATPMVGGMVTSTILTLLVIPTIYYLWRSAGMRRENKREAR comes from the coding sequence ATGATTGAACGAATTATCGAGTGGTCAGTCAACAACCGGCTTATCGTCATTCTGGCTGTCGTGTTTGTGATCATTGGTGGATTTGTGGCCATGTCCACAACTCCTCTTGACGCCATTCCGGATTTGAGTGATGTGCAGGTGATCATTTTCACGGAGTATTCTGGTCAGGCCCCTCAGGTTGTGGAAGATCAGGTGACCTATCCCCTTACTACCGCCATGTTGGCTGTCCCCTATGCCAAGGTTGTCCGGGGCTACTCGTTTTTTGGACTATCTTTCGTCTACATCATTTTTGAGGACGGAACAGACATGTACTGGGCGCGAAGCCGGGTTCTCGAGTATCTGAATTTCGTATCCGGAAGATTGCCTCAAGGAGTAACTCCCCAACTGGGTCCAGATGCCACAGGGGTAGGGTGGGTGTATGAGTATACTGTGGAAAGCGACCGACACGATCTTCAGCAACTCCGTTCCATTCAGGATTGGTATCTAAGATATCAGTTGATGAGCGTTCCCGGTGTGTCTGAGGTGGCAAGTATCGGAGGCTATGTCAAGCAGTATCAGGTGGAAGTGGATCCCAACAAGTTGCTGGCATACAACATGCCCCTGAACAAGGTCATGATGGCCATCAGAAGAAGCAATAACGATGTCGGTGGCAAGTTGATTGAAATGTCAGAGACCGAATTTATGGTCAGGGGCCTGGGGTACATTCAGTCTATCGACGATTTGAAAGGAATCCCCCTGGGAGTGGATGAGAGTGGAACCCCCATTCTATTACGAAACGTCTCCAATATTCATCTGGGGCCGGAGCTTAGGCGAGGCCTGGCGGAGCGGGATGGAGTCGGTGAAGTTGTTGGCGGCATAATTGTGATGCGCTACGGTGAAAATGCCCTTGAAGTGATCAGGAGTGTCCGGGAAAAAATTGAGGCTCTGAAAACTGGCTTGCCCGAGGGAGTCAGAATCTTACCGGCCTACGATCGCTCATTGCTGATCGAACGGTCCATCGACAATCTGAAGGAGAAGCTCCTGGAAGAAAGCATCGTAGTCGCCCTGGTGAGCATCATATTCCTGCTCCACTTCCGGAGTTCCTTCGTTGTCATTTTCACCCTACCTGTGGGAATCCTGATTTCCTTTCTGGTCATGAGGTACCAGGGTATCAATGCCAATATCATGTCTCTTGGAGGGATTGCCATCGCTATCGGAGCCATGGTGGATGCGGCCATCGTCATGATCGAAAACGTTCACAAGCACATCGAAAGGCGTTCTGGAGAAGTGGATCACTGGCAGTTGATCCTGGACGCATCCAAGGAGGTAGGTCCAGCTCTCTTTTATTCTCTTCTTATCATCGCCTTTTCATTCATGCCCGTGTTCACGCTTCAAGCCCAGGAAGGGCGCCTTTTCAAACCCCTGGCATATACGAAAACGTATGCCATGGCGGCCTCTGCTCTGTTGGCCATCACCATTGTCCCGGTACTCATGGGCTACCTTATCAAAGGCAAGATCATTCCCGAGAGAAAAAACCCCATCAACCGTTTTCTCATACGTGTGTACCGGCCTCTTGTCCGGTTCGTACTCCGGTTCAGGAAAACCACACTGGTAGTAGCAGCCGCCGTTCTGGGACTTTCGGTTATCCCGCTCAAGAATATCGGCTCCGAGTTTATGCCACCCTTGAACGAGGGAGACTTGCTGTATATGCCCACGACGGATCCAGGGATTTCGATCACCAAATCCAGGGAACTCCTGCAACAAACGGACAAAATCATAAAGACCTTTCCGGAGGTTGAGCGTGTATTTGGCAAGATTGGCCGGGCTGAGACGGCGACGGACCCTGCCCCTCTAAGTATGATTGAAACCACCATCACGCTCAAACATGAAAAGGAGTGGCCTGAAAGGAAACTGTTAACCCGGTGGTATTCATCATTGAATGTACCGGAATGGTTACATTCAGCTCTGAATTGGGTCTGGCCGGAACGTCGTGCCGTGACCCATGAAGAGCTGGTTGAGGAACTGAACGCATCGATACAATTTCCCGGATTGACCAATGCCTGGACCATGCCCATAAAGACCAGAATCGATATGCTGAGTACGGGCATTAAGACGCCCGTTGGGATCAAGCTCATGGGTGCCAATCTGGATACGCTGGACGCTCTGGGTGCCCGAGTGCAGGCGATCGTGCAGAAATTGCCGGGAACCTTGAGTGTTTTTGCCGACAAAGTGACGGGAGGGAATTTCCTGGATTTTGAAATAAGCAGGAGTGAGGCCGCGCGATACGGGCTCACCGTTGGTGATGTTCAGGACATTATTCAATCTGCCGTTGGGGGAATCAATGTCAGTTATACGGTTGAGGGATTGGAGCGTTATCCTATCAACGTTCGCTATAGCAGGGAACTGCGGGACAGTATTACCAAGTTGAAGCGGGTCATCGTCCCGACACCAACTGGAGCTCAGATACCCATCAGTCAGGTTGCTCACATCAGAATCCGTAAGGGAGCGCCAGTCATTAAAAGCGAGAATGCCAGAAACACGGGGTGGCTATACGTGGATCTTGCCGGGATTGACGTGGGAACGTATGTCAAGCGGGCGAAGGTAGCCGTGGCGGAAGAACTGACCATGCCGGAAGGATATTCCCTTGTCTGGAGCGGACAGTATGAGTATATGGAAAGGGCAGCTAAGCGACTGAGGATAGTAGTCCCGGTTACTCTACTGATCATCTTCCTGCTGCTTTTCTTCAATTTCAAGAACGTGAGTGAGAGCATGATAGTCATGCTCTCTTTGCCTTTCTCGCTTGTCGGCGGATTATGGTTCATGTACATCCTCCATTACAACATGAGTGTTGCCGTGGGCGTGGGTTTCATCGCGCTGGCCGGTGTGGCGGCTGAGACAGGAGTTGTCATGCTTATCTATCTCGACCATGCGTATATGAGAAGAAGAGACCGGGGACAGATGAAGACAATGAAGGATCTTTACGATGCTGTCATGGAAGGGGCAGTTGACCGCGTCCGTCCTAAGATGATGACTGTGATTGTCATCATGGCGGCCCTCCTTCCGATCATGTGGGGACACGGGACAGGATCCCAGGTGATGAAACGAATTGCCACTCCCATGGTGGGAGGCATGGTGACTTCCACGATCCTGACTCTTCTGGTCATCCCAACCATTTACTATTTGTGGAGGTCAGCAGGAATGAGAAGAGAAAACAAAAGGGAAGCCAGATGA
- a CDS encoding heavy metal translocating P-type ATPase, with product MIDPVCGMTVSEDGAAGSFVHEDKTYHFCSAHCLEKFKESPESFLDDNEEGESAESTDVEYTCPMHPEIVQVGPGDCPICGMALEVKTVTLEEEKNPELVDMSRRFWVSVVLTLPLLILVMWEMFTAARLVPVSVGKWVQLVLATPVVLWGGKPFFERGWKSVVHRSLNMFTLVATGTGVAYVYSLIATLFPRIFPDAFRGSEGEVAIYFEAAAVITTLVLLGQVLELKARSRTSSAIKNLLGLAPKTARIVRETGVEEDLPLEEVKPGDNLRVRPGEKVPVDGVVLEGTSNIDESMVTGEPVPVKKRGGDRVTGATVNQTGSFVMRAERVGSDTLLAQIVKMVSEAQRSRAPIQGLADKVASYFVPAVVVSSALTFIVWSLFGPEPRMAYALVNAVAVLIIACPCALGLATPMSIMVGTGRGATVGVLIKNAEALETMEKVDTLVVDKTGTLTEGKPRLVTLEAGDAYSQTELLQLVASLEQASEHPLAAAIVDEARDKGLELAQVKDFDSITGKGVRGTVNGQAVAVGNRKLLEELNIEPGDYSEKAEALRKNGETVMFMAIDGKAAGLLGVADPVKETTPEAIEALRKDGIHVVMLTGDNRTTAEAVAESLGIDEVEAEVLPDRKNDAVRDLKKEGRMVAMAGDGINDAPALAQAHVGIAMGTGTDVAMESAGVTLVRGDLQGIVRARRLSRGTMRNIRQNLFWAFVYNSLGVPVAAGVLYPFFGILMSPIIAAAAMSFSSVSVIGNALRLRRLRL from the coding sequence ATGATAGACCCGGTTTGCGGAATGACAGTGTCTGAAGATGGTGCCGCGGGCTCATTTGTCCATGAGGACAAGACCTACCATTTCTGTTCCGCCCACTGTCTGGAAAAGTTCAAGGAAAGTCCAGAGTCGTTCCTGGACGACAACGAAGAAGGGGAATCTGCCGAATCAACAGATGTTGAATACACCTGCCCCATGCATCCTGAGATAGTCCAAGTGGGGCCGGGTGACTGTCCCATCTGTGGTATGGCGCTGGAGGTGAAGACAGTTACGCTTGAGGAGGAAAAGAATCCGGAGCTGGTGGACATGTCTCGCCGGTTTTGGGTGAGTGTGGTACTGACCTTGCCGCTTTTAATCTTGGTAATGTGGGAGATGTTCACTGCCGCTCGTTTGGTTCCCGTTTCGGTGGGGAAGTGGGTTCAACTGGTTCTGGCAACACCTGTTGTCCTGTGGGGCGGTAAACCGTTCTTTGAGCGCGGTTGGAAATCCGTCGTCCATCGAAGTCTCAATATGTTTACGCTGGTTGCGACCGGGACCGGTGTTGCGTACGTCTACAGTCTCATCGCGACACTGTTTCCACGGATATTTCCAGACGCGTTTCGAGGTTCGGAGGGGGAGGTGGCCATATACTTCGAGGCGGCAGCGGTCATTACTACCCTTGTGCTGTTGGGTCAAGTGCTGGAGCTCAAGGCCAGGAGCAGGACAAGCAGTGCCATCAAAAATCTTCTGGGCTTGGCCCCCAAGACGGCAAGAATTGTGCGCGAGACCGGGGTAGAAGAGGACCTCCCGCTTGAGGAGGTTAAACCGGGAGACAATCTGAGGGTGCGGCCTGGAGAAAAAGTGCCAGTGGACGGTGTCGTTCTGGAAGGAACGAGTAACATTGACGAGTCTATGGTAACGGGTGAGCCGGTGCCTGTCAAGAAGAGAGGAGGAGACAGAGTCACGGGGGCCACCGTGAATCAGACGGGTTCATTCGTAATGAGGGCTGAACGTGTGGGAAGCGACACCCTTCTGGCTCAGATTGTAAAGATGGTGAGCGAAGCTCAGCGGAGCCGCGCCCCCATTCAGGGCTTGGCGGATAAAGTAGCCTCCTATTTTGTGCCAGCGGTGGTGGTTAGCAGTGCCCTAACATTCATTGTCTGGAGTTTGTTTGGACCCGAGCCTCGAATGGCTTACGCGTTAGTTAATGCGGTAGCCGTATTGATTATTGCCTGCCCCTGCGCCCTCGGTCTGGCAACACCTATGTCGATTATGGTGGGCACCGGTCGTGGAGCCACGGTAGGTGTCCTTATCAAGAATGCGGAAGCCCTGGAGACCATGGAAAAAGTGGACACGTTGGTGGTGGATAAGACAGGTACTCTAACAGAAGGAAAACCGAGACTGGTGACACTTGAAGCCGGAGATGCATACTCGCAAACTGAACTTCTGCAGTTGGTGGCGAGCCTTGAACAAGCCAGTGAACATCCTCTGGCAGCCGCCATCGTAGATGAGGCCAGAGATAAGGGCTTGGAACTGGCTCAGGTTAAAGATTTTGACTCGATCACGGGAAAAGGAGTGAGAGGGACGGTCAATGGTCAAGCTGTAGCTGTTGGAAATCGGAAATTACTCGAGGAATTGAACATTGAACCAGGTGACTATTCTGAAAAGGCAGAGGCGCTGAGGAAGAACGGAGAGACCGTCATGTTTATGGCAATCGATGGTAAAGCAGCTGGATTGTTGGGTGTCGCGGATCCCGTAAAGGAGACAACTCCGGAAGCAATCGAAGCACTGCGGAAAGATGGGATCCATGTTGTGATGCTCACCGGGGATAACAGGACCACCGCCGAGGCGGTAGCAGAGAGCTTGGGGATTGATGAAGTCGAGGCGGAGGTGCTACCCGACAGAAAAAACGACGCGGTTAGAGATCTGAAAAAAGAAGGTCGGATGGTTGCTATGGCCGGCGATGGCATCAATGACGCTCCTGCTCTCGCCCAGGCACATGTTGGAATAGCCATGGGTACCGGAACCGATGTGGCTATGGAGAGTGCCGGTGTGACTCTAGTAAGGGGGGACCTGCAAGGGATTGTAAGGGCCAGACGTCTCAGCCGGGGAACCATGCGAAATATTCGTCAGAATCTCTTCTGGGCGTTTGTCTACAATTCCTTGGGTGTCCCTGTTGCCGCGGGTGTTCTTTATCCATTCTTTGGGATTTTGATGAGTCCCATTATTGCCGCAGCTGCCATGAGTTTCAGCTCGGTATCCGTAATTGGCAACGCCTTGAGGCTGAGGAGATTGAGATTATGA
- a CDS encoding heavy metal-binding domain-containing protein, whose protein sequence is MKRVHILFVSLLWVGFFACAQEKKGEETEGPPAVAEEPAAEVAQGEKIMYYTCPMEAHKHVHSQEAGNCPDCGMDLVSVVQTDGTDFEFYTCPMPEHSHVRHSEPGECDECGMKLLPVKLGKT, encoded by the coding sequence ATGAAACGAGTTCACATACTTTTTGTTTCACTTTTGTGGGTGGGATTTTTCGCTTGCGCCCAAGAGAAGAAGGGAGAGGAAACCGAAGGGCCTCCAGCGGTCGCTGAAGAGCCCGCAGCCGAAGTAGCCCAAGGAGAAAAGATCATGTATTACACTTGCCCCATGGAAGCCCATAAGCATGTTCACTCTCAAGAGGCCGGGAATTGTCCGGACTGTGGAATGGACTTGGTGTCAGTGGTTCAAACTGACGGGACAGACTTCGAGTTCTACACCTGTCCCATGCCCGAGCACAGCCACGTACGTCACAGTGAACCTGGGGAGTGTGATGAATGTGGGATGAAACTGCTTCCCGTGAAGTTGGGAAAAACCTAA